One Flavobacterium cerinum genomic window, ACCAATAAGATGGGGACAAATAACGGGAGTCCGTATAAGGCAAACTAAGCAGTTCAATCTCAAATGAACAGGCGTCCGGCACCTAGAAAAAAAACAACAGTATCCCGTAGTTCAAAAGCAAAATCAAAAAATAAAAAAAGCTTTCCTGTCGGGAAAATGATCTTGTATAGTGCTGCAATTGCTTTAGCAATTACACTCGTTGCGACGGTTTATCAATATCGTAACGGTTTTCTGTATTACCTCGGTTTTAAAACAGATAAAATAGCAGGACGATTAAGTCCGGAAGAACGTAAAATTGCGGATGTCCGTATTTTTGAAATACTGAGTCGGCATGATACGCGACTAGTCGGATTTGACGTGTCTGAATATCAGGATAAAATTGACTGGGAAGCAATTGATAAAATCGAAGGAGAATTCCCGTTGAGCTTTGTTTTTATCCGTTCGACAGCAGGAAAAGATTATGTTGACAGTCGTTTTGATGAAAATTGGAAAGCGGCTAAAAAGCATCATTTTGTACGGGGTGCCTATCATTATTACCGTCCGAATGAAAACTCACTGGAACAGGCTGAATTATTTATTAAAACCGTAAAATTACAAAAAGGTGATTTTCCGCCGGTTTTGGATATTGAGCAATTGCCCGAAAATCAATCGATGGATAGCCTTAAAACGGGATTGAAAAGATGGTTAAAACGAGTTGAAAAACACTATGGCGTTAAACCGATTATTTATTCCGGAGAAAGCTATTATAACGACTTTTTAAAAGAAGAATTCAAGGGATATAAATTCTGGATTGCAAATTATAATTTCTTTGTAGAGAATATTAAAGACGAATGGTTGTTGTGGCAATTCACTGAAAAAGCGGAAGTAAACGGGATTAAAAGTCTTGTGGATGTCAATGTTTTTAATGGTAACGGAGAGGATTTGCGAACACTTACAATAAAAAAATAAGGGCTGTTAAACAACAGCCCTTTATATTTTTAAAATTCCAGTTTTTTACGTCTTAACTCAAAGTTCTGACCTAAATATACTTTTCGTACCATTTCATCTTCTGCTAATTCTTCCGGGATTCCGGCTTTAAGAATTCCGCCTTCAAACATCAAATAGGTTTTGTCGGTAATCGCTAGTGTTTCCTGTACGTTGTGATCGGTAATCAAGATTCCGATGTTTTTATTTTTTAGCTGTGCTACGATACGTTGAATATCTTCTACAGCTACCGGGTCAACTCCGGCAAATGGTTCGTCCAACAAAATGAATTTAGGATCGGTGGCAAGAGCGCGTGCAATTTCAGTACGGCGTCTTTCTCCTCCGGATAATAAATCTCCGCGGTTGGTACGGATGTGTTGTAAGCTGAATTCATCAATCAAGGATTCCATTTTAGCTTCCTGTTCTTTTTTAGATAATTTAGTCAGTTGCAATACACTTAAAATATTGTCTTCGATACTTAATTTTCTAAAAACAGAAGCTTCCTGAGCCAGATAGCCAATTCCGTTTTGCGCCCGTTTGTACATCGGGAAGTCGGTAATGTCCATATCATCCAGGTAAATGTTTCCGCTGTTTGGTTTTACCAGACCTACGATCATATAGAAAGAAGTTGTTTTTCCGGCACCGTTAGGACCTAATAATCCTACGATTTCACCTTGGTTCACTTCAACGGAAATGCCTTTTACAACACTCCTCTTTTTGTAGGTTTTGATTAGGTTTTCAGCTCTTAATTTCATTTTTATACTATTATAAAATTGCGTAAGGTCTTATTTTTAACCGAAAAACGCCCTGCAAATAAACAAATAAAGGCGTAAATGCGGAATAAATTAACAATTAATTATTCTCTAAAGCTTCCCAGAATTCGTAAGCACGTCGCAAATGCGGAATTACTATCGTTCCGCCAACAAGAGTGGCAATTCCCATTGCTTCCATCATTTCTTCCCGGGTGATCCCGTTCTTATAAGAAGTTTCCAAATGATATTTAATACAGTCGTCACAACGTAATACAGCTGAAGCAACTAATCCCAGTAGCTCTTTTGTTTTGACATCCAGTGCGCCTTCCATATAAGCATTGGTGTCCAGATTAAAGATACGTTTGATAATCTTGTTGTTGTCGTTTAATAACTTATCGTTCATTTTAGAACGGTAATCGTTAAATTCCTGTACTATATCGCTCATAATTAGGCTTCGTTTTTAAGTTCTTCTTTCTTAGTTACAAATTTGGAAATAAATATACTTAGTTCGTATAAAATCACCAATGGAATGGTTACAATCATTTGGCTGATAACATCCGGTGGTGTTACAATGGCGGCTATGATTAAAATAATTACGTAAGAATATTTTCGGTAGGTTCTTAAAAAGTTAGGAGTGACAATACCTAAACGGGATAAGAAATAAATTACAATTGGCAGTTCAAATACAAGTCCGGTAGAAAGAGAAGTCGATTTTACCAGTCCGATATAAGATTGAATGTCGATTGAGTTAACAACGAATTTGCTGATTGTTAAGTTAGCAAGGAAGTTGATCGATAATGGTGTGATTACAAAATAACCGAACATAACGCCCAGGAAGAAAAGCAATGACGAAACAAAGATAAAATAGCGGGCGTTTCGTTTTTCTTTTTCATATAGTGCCGGACTGATAAATTTCCATAATTCCCATAAAATAAAGGGGAAAGCAAGAATAAAACCTACTGTTATTGAAGTCCAGATTAACATAGCAAACTGACCTTCCATAGTACGGTTTTGTAATTCAAAAGGAAGTTCAGTCATACAGAAACTTTGATCCAGA contains:
- a CDS encoding glycoside hydrolase family 25 protein, coding for MNRRPAPRKKTTVSRSSKAKSKNKKSFPVGKMILYSAAIALAITLVATVYQYRNGFLYYLGFKTDKIAGRLSPEERKIADVRIFEILSRHDTRLVGFDVSEYQDKIDWEAIDKIEGEFPLSFVFIRSTAGKDYVDSRFDENWKAAKKHHFVRGAYHYYRPNENSLEQAELFIKTVKLQKGDFPPVLDIEQLPENQSMDSLKTGLKRWLKRVEKHYGVKPIIYSGESYYNDFLKEEFKGYKFWIANYNFFVENIKDEWLLWQFTEKAEVNGIKSLVDVNVFNGNGEDLRTLTIKK
- the lptB gene encoding LPS export ABC transporter ATP-binding protein gives rise to the protein MKLRAENLIKTYKKRSVVKGISVEVNQGEIVGLLGPNGAGKTTSFYMIVGLVKPNSGNIYLDDMDITDFPMYKRAQNGIGYLAQEASVFRKLSIEDNILSVLQLTKLSKKEQEAKMESLIDEFSLQHIRTNRGDLLSGGERRRTEIARALATDPKFILLDEPFAGVDPVAVEDIQRIVAQLKNKNIGILITDHNVQETLAITDKTYLMFEGGILKAGIPEELAEDEMVRKVYLGQNFELRRKKLEF
- a CDS encoding carboxymuconolactone decarboxylase family protein; protein product: MSDIVQEFNDYRSKMNDKLLNDNNKIIKRIFNLDTNAYMEGALDVKTKELLGLVASAVLRCDDCIKYHLETSYKNGITREEMMEAMGIATLVGGTIVIPHLRRAYEFWEALENN
- the tatC gene encoding twin-arginine translocase subunit TatC — translated: MAKKKTMKEMSFLDHLEELRWVLIRSTIAILIGGCVAYYYSDFIFDSIIFGPKDGNFVTYRFFCELAQKYDLDQSFCMTELPFELQNRTMEGQFAMLIWTSITVGFILAFPFILWELWKFISPALYEKEKRNARYFIFVSSLLFFLGVMFGYFVITPLSINFLANLTISKFVVNSIDIQSYIGLVKSTSLSTGLVFELPIVIYFLSRLGIVTPNFLRTYRKYSYVIILIIAAIVTPPDVISQMIVTIPLVILYELSIFISKFVTKKEELKNEA